From a single Candidatus Omnitrophota bacterium genomic region:
- a CDS encoding CPBP family intramembrane metalloprotease, whose product YQFFASLALGLLMGFLYLKTHSIIPCIIAHSIFNVHAIIITSLLKINISGYSLPGTYQKVQFQPMWFDLLGAALLLIGFLLLWKSLKSTSVNAEQTNTVDS is encoded by the coding sequence CATATCAATTTTTTGCAAGTTTGGCGCTTGGCCTTTTGATGGGCTTTTTATATTTAAAAACTCATTCCATTATTCCATGCATTATAGCTCATAGCATTTTCAATGTGCATGCTATTATAATCACGTCACTACTAAAAATAAACATTTCAGGATATTCATTGCCTGGCACATATCAAAAGGTGCAATTTCAACCTATGTGGTTTGATTTATTAGGAGCAGCACTTTTACTTATTGGCTTTCTGTTATTATGGAAATCGTTAAAATCGACTTCTGTCAATGCCGAACAAACAAATACAGTGGATAGCTAA
- a CDS encoding prephenate dehydrogenase, translating to MKNDKIGVVGAGLIGGSIAAYALEKKKEVICFGRNPSRLKKALRSGICSEVSTDLSRAGECDIIFLSTPVDTIIELGKKIIPFMKKGALLTDVGSVKRQICASLFPAAKKRGVSFCGAHPMAGSEKTGFENARSDLFKGTVVFIAKGKNSSAQGGKILQRFWAGAGAECVSIDPEKHDAFTSVTSHLPHLIAFCFAESFCRFEKKHPSVRDAAAGSFESITRIAKSSPALWSAVFAQNRKALILRARDFRKSLDAMILSIEKKTSPLRTLKKISGNYEKSDNQAGKKNKRKR from the coding sequence ATGAAAAACGACAAGATAGGTGTTGTCGGTGCGGGGCTGATAGGCGGCTCCATAGCCGCTTACGCTTTGGAAAAAAAGAAAGAGGTCATCTGTTTCGGCAGAAATCCCTCGCGGCTTAAAAAGGCGCTCAGATCCGGCATATGCTCCGAGGTCTCAACGGATCTGTCCCGCGCGGGTGAATGTGACATAATATTCCTCTCAACGCCCGTGGACACGATCATAGAACTCGGCAAAAAAATAATACCTTTTATGAAAAAAGGCGCGCTCCTGACCGATGTCGGTAGCGTGAAAAGGCAGATATGCGCGTCTCTCTTTCCCGCGGCAAAAAAAAGAGGCGTCTCTTTTTGCGGCGCCCATCCCATGGCTGGCAGCGAAAAGACGGGTTTTGAAAACGCCCGTTCCGATCTTTTCAAAGGGACTGTTGTCTTCATAGCAAAAGGTAAAAATTCTTCTGCTCAGGGCGGAAAGATCCTGCAAAGATTCTGGGCGGGCGCCGGCGCCGAATGCGTGAGCATAGATCCGGAAAAGCACGACGCGTTCACATCTGTCACGAGCCATCTCCCGCATCTTATAGCTTTTTGTTTCGCGGAATCCTTCTGCCGTTTTGAAAAAAAACATCCCTCCGTCAGAGACGCCGCCGCGGGGAGTTTTGAGAGCATCACAAGGATAGCTAAAAGCAGCCCTGCTTTGTGGAGCGCTGTTTTCGCTCAGAACAGAAAAGCGCTGATCCTTCGCGCGCGGGATTTCAGGAAGAGCCTTGACGCGATGATACTATCCATTGAGAAAAAAACATCCCCTCTGCGAACGCTGAAAAAAATAAGCGGAAATTATGAAAAATCTGATAATCAAGCCGGCAAAAAAAATAAGCGGAAGCGTTAG
- the aroA gene encoding 3-phosphoshikimate 1-carboxyvinyltransferase, which translates to MKNLIIKPAKKISGSVRIPPDKSISHRAAMLASAASGTSVIENFLLSADCKSTLSAVASFGAKVKKKGSTITVTGAPFSTPAKPVDCGNSGTTVRLLAGFAAGQGAGAVFTGDGSLSKRPMKRVMEPLKLMGASVTCKNGRLPMRLKKAELHGINYTMPVPSAQVKSALLLAALGASGEIKINEKIISRDHTERILKLFGVRISAAAGKIRMKCGQTLKACKIKVPGDISSAAFFICAAAILKSRLKILDVGVNPTRAGFLRALGKMGLKYRLSNKRFLGKEPVADILVMKSSLRGAVFSAKDMPSMIDEVPLLALCATQAEGKTIISGAGELAVKECDRIEATYSELRKMGADITKRPDGFIIRGPVKLKGAAVSGFADHRIIMMLALAALAADGKSVIDDTKGVEISFPGFFKELGRHIKT; encoded by the coding sequence ATGAAAAATCTGATAATCAAGCCGGCAAAAAAAATAAGCGGAAGCGTTAGAATACCTCCGGATAAATCAATATCCCACCGCGCGGCGATGCTCGCATCCGCCGCCTCCGGCACCAGCGTCATAGAGAATTTTCTTCTGAGCGCCGATTGTAAATCCACACTTTCGGCTGTCGCCTCTTTCGGCGCGAAAGTGAAAAAAAAGGGGTCGACAATAACTGTAACGGGCGCGCCTTTCTCAACGCCCGCCAAGCCCGTGGACTGCGGAAATTCAGGCACAACGGTGCGGCTCCTCGCCGGATTCGCCGCGGGGCAGGGGGCGGGAGCTGTTTTTACCGGAGACGGCTCGCTGTCTAAAAGGCCGATGAAAAGAGTGATGGAACCGCTTAAGCTCATGGGGGCCTCCGTCACCTGTAAAAACGGCCGTTTACCCATGCGTTTAAAAAAGGCCGAACTCCATGGAATAAATTATACGATGCCGGTTCCGTCGGCGCAGGTCAAATCGGCGCTGCTCCTGGCGGCTCTCGGCGCGTCGGGCGAAATAAAAATAAATGAAAAAATAATTTCGCGCGATCACACGGAACGGATTCTGAAGCTTTTCGGCGTGAGGATTTCCGCCGCCGCGGGAAAGATCAGGATGAAATGCGGGCAGACACTTAAAGCCTGTAAGATAAAAGTGCCGGGAGATATCTCTTCGGCGGCCTTTTTTATATGCGCCGCTGCGATCCTCAAAAGCCGCCTTAAGATCCTGGACGTCGGTGTGAATCCCACGCGCGCGGGGTTTTTGAGAGCGCTTGGAAAAATGGGGCTGAAATACAGGTTGAGCAATAAAAGATTTTTAGGGAAGGAACCCGTCGCCGACATTTTAGTGATGAAGAGCTCTCTCAGAGGCGCCGTCTTTTCGGCAAAAGACATGCCGTCGATGATAGACGAGGTGCCTCTGCTGGCGCTTTGCGCGACGCAGGCTGAAGGCAAAACCATTATCAGCGGCGCGGGCGAGCTGGCCGTCAAGGAATGCGACAGGATAGAGGCCACTTATTCCGAGCTCCGGAAAATGGGCGCGGATATAACAAAGCGTCCTGACGGTTTTATAATCAGGGGCCCGGTCAAACTGAAAGGCGCCGCCGTATCGGGCTTCGCCGATCACCGTATCATAATGATGCTTGCGCTGGCGGCTCTTGCCGCCGACGGTAAAAGCGTCATAGATGACACAAAAGGCGTGGAAATATCTTTTCCCGGATTTTTTAAGGAACTTGGCAGACACATAAAAACATAA
- a CDS encoding (d)CMP kinase, giving the protein MKVITIDGPAGAGKSTIAKIAAAKLGFTYIDTGAMYRAVTYKVLKNGCDFSDTEKIIGLAGQSEIRLDNGKIFLDGEDVTDKIRTRQVTNKTSIIAALGEVRKILREKQRVFSKAQNLVMEGRDIGSVVFPDAEYKFYLDASISERARRRWAELREKGAEVKMEEIVEDINQRDNLDLNRGLCPLIIPKGAFVIDSTNKSIEEVANIIVTHAGK; this is encoded by the coding sequence ATGAAAGTGATAACAATTGACGGGCCGGCGGGCGCGGGAAAGAGCACCATAGCGAAAATAGCGGCGGCAAAACTCGGCTTCACATACATAGACACGGGAGCGATGTACCGGGCGGTAACATACAAGGTGCTGAAAAACGGATGCGATTTTTCGGACACCGAAAAGATAATCGGTCTCGCCGGGCAGTCCGAGATACGGCTTGATAACGGGAAGATCTTTCTGGACGGCGAGGATGTGACGGATAAGATACGCACGAGACAGGTGACCAACAAAACTTCAATCATAGCGGCTCTCGGAGAGGTGCGGAAAATTCTCCGAGAAAAACAGAGGGTTTTTTCAAAAGCACAAAACCTGGTGATGGAAGGCAGGGATATAGGTTCGGTGGTGTTTCCCGACGCTGAATACAAATTTTATCTTGACGCCAGTATAAGCGAAAGAGCCCGCCGCCGTTGGGCGGAACTTCGCGAGAAAGGCGCGGAAGTCAAAATGGAAGAGATCGTGGAGGACATCAACCAACGGGATAATCTTGACCTGAACAGGGGACTGTGCCCGCTTATCATACCGAAAGGAGCCTTCGTAATAGATTCGACGAATAAGTCTATTGAGGAAGTGGCGAATATTATCGTGACGCATGCGGGAAAATAA
- a CDS encoding 1-acyl-sn-glycerol-3-phosphate acyltransferase produces the protein MRENNIVYHSLRIIFKLLVLGLFRGSIKGSVPRGGAVICANHFSNLDPPVIGAISTKPIHFMAKKELFSNPLFRALILALNAFPVNREFFDRKAFRRAIALAESGKNIAVFPEGTRNKSGTDKIGDIKRGVSYLIYHTSVPVIPVFISGTNRWGRLGRIRVRIGDAIDLPERKMPYTRETAESICGKIKNALERTGNACLPDRQGA, from the coding sequence ATGCGGGAAAATAATATTGTTTATCATTCTCTCAGGATAATCTTCAAGCTCCTCGTGCTTGGTCTTTTCAGGGGAAGCATAAAAGGCTCCGTGCCGAGAGGCGGCGCCGTGATCTGCGCCAATCATTTTTCCAATCTGGATCCCCCTGTCATAGGCGCGATATCCACAAAACCGATACATTTCATGGCGAAAAAGGAGCTTTTTTCCAATCCTCTGTTCAGGGCTCTGATCCTGGCGCTGAATGCTTTTCCGGTGAACCGGGAATTTTTCGACCGTAAAGCTTTCCGCCGGGCGATAGCGCTGGCGGAAAGCGGGAAAAACATAGCCGTGTTTCCCGAAGGCACGCGCAACAAAAGCGGAACGGATAAGATAGGAGACATAAAAAGAGGCGTGTCTTATCTGATCTATCACACGAGCGTTCCTGTTATACCGGTGTTCATATCCGGCACCAACCGCTGGGGAAGGCTGGGAAGGATAAGGGTTCGAATCGGCGATGCCATCGATCTGCCGGAAAGGAAAATGCCATATACGAGGGAAACGGCGGAAAGTATCTGCGGAAAAATAAAAAACGCCCTCGAGAGAACAGGGAACGCCTGTCTGCCGGACAGGCAGGGTGCTTGA
- the ispH gene encoding 4-hydroxy-3-methylbut-2-enyl diphosphate reductase, whose amino-acid sequence MTTAAKKRKRMTIARFAGFCGGVAMAVKGAEKLLAENEVYCVGDIIHNSFVIESLKKKGLKTVSSVKEIPPRSHMIIRAHGLPLEEISSLRKKGCIVHDFTCPILKKIHKDIIQLKRKSYEIAIIGNPRHAEVKAFVSRAGEKVSVISKALDADALPYARCRAIICQSTISGDLFVSLAAKALGKSARTLVIDTICSEAKKRRKEAEALAKKSKMVIIVGDSKSSNTMTLSGIVGKHCAVALISSADEIKKNKIRYPLAIVSGASSPRELVLDIARKVC is encoded by the coding sequence ATGACAACAGCTGCGAAGAAACGAAAACGGATGACGATTGCCCGCTTCGCCGGTTTCTGCGGCGGCGTGGCCATGGCTGTTAAGGGCGCGGAAAAGCTCCTTGCGGAGAATGAAGTCTACTGCGTAGGAGATATCATACACAATTCTTTCGTCATCGAATCGCTTAAAAAAAAGGGCTTGAAAACCGTTTCTTCCGTGAAAGAGATCCCGCCGCGCTCGCACATGATAATAAGGGCCCACGGGCTGCCTCTTGAAGAAATATCGTCGCTGCGAAAAAAGGGCTGTATCGTACATGATTTCACATGCCCCATACTGAAAAAAATTCACAAAGACATAATACAGCTTAAACGTAAAAGCTATGAAATAGCCATTATAGGCAACCCCCGCCACGCGGAAGTGAAGGCCTTTGTCTCCCGCGCAGGAGAGAAGGTGTCTGTCATATCAAAAGCTCTTGATGCCGACGCTCTTCCTTATGCCCGGTGTCGGGCGATCATATGCCAGAGCACGATAAGCGGCGATCTTTTTGTGAGTTTAGCCGCTAAAGCACTGGGCAAAAGCGCCCGGACGCTGGTGATCGACACGATATGCAGTGAGGCCAAAAAAAGGAGAAAAGAAGCAGAGGCGCTTGCAAAAAAGTCAAAAATGGTTATAATAGTCGGTGACAGTAAGAGCAGTAACACAATGACCTTATCGGGTATTGTCGGAAAACACTGTGCTGTCGCGCTAATTTCATCAGCGGATGAAATTAAAAAAAATAAAATCAGATATCCGCTCGCCATCGTGTCGGGAGCTTCCTCCCCGCGAGAGCTTGTATTGGATATCGCCAGGAAGGTGTGTTGA
- a CDS encoding 30S ribosomal protein S1, translated as MSEMKNLMDEVVNAIPALERGSIVKGTVLDVSLDVGVLMDIGAKVEGILPHSEIPAIGGVSVGQDIEVYICDMSGTDGHPTLSWAKAQKYKEVHELEKAFEAGDVLEALITEKIKGGVKATVKGITAFMPNSQIGYPPVKNIADTIGKTVPVKIKKFNQKKNDIVISWRDVVEEDYKKNQDKFWDDVREGDVREGTVKGITKFGAFVDIGGFEGLLHIKDISWGRTENVADELQIGQKINVKVTKLNKTKNRVSLSLKDTTPHPWDNINEKYTVGSIHKGIVKGILEYGAFVELAPGLEGLLHVSEISWARNSKPADLLTPGQEVEVMVLSIDSEAKRISLSLKNTQENPWVAYTQKHSVGEVIDCAVTHIVKNGMTVSVGDGLEGFILLKDFSWKERVASAADMFSEGSELKAKILEIIPDEQKLYLGIKQLEDNPFKDFSSGSVVTGTVTGTTKDRILVDMKDGVQGFVHISQVAHEKTENLDGFTPGMEVTGVIVKVNENSSQVEISIKELEKKKEHETMRQYYSTESTGFSIGDILKKE; from the coding sequence ATGAGTGAAATGAAAAATTTGATGGATGAAGTTGTGAATGCGATACCGGCGCTGGAAAGAGGCAGTATCGTTAAAGGCACAGTGCTTGATGTTTCTCTGGACGTGGGCGTCCTCATGGACATAGGCGCGAAAGTGGAGGGGATACTCCCCCATTCGGAGATCCCGGCCATCGGCGGCGTTTCCGTGGGACAGGACATAGAAGTGTATATCTGCGATATGTCCGGAACGGACGGCCATCCGACGCTATCGTGGGCTAAGGCACAGAAATACAAAGAAGTGCACGAGCTGGAAAAGGCGTTTGAGGCGGGCGACGTGCTTGAGGCTCTGATAACGGAAAAAATAAAAGGCGGGGTCAAGGCCACCGTAAAAGGCATCACGGCGTTCATGCCGAATTCCCAGATAGGATATCCTCCTGTCAAAAACATAGCTGACACAATAGGTAAAACGGTGCCGGTAAAAATAAAAAAATTCAACCAGAAGAAAAACGATATAGTCATCTCGTGGCGCGATGTCGTCGAGGAAGATTATAAAAAGAACCAGGATAAATTCTGGGATGATGTGCGCGAAGGCGACGTGCGCGAAGGCACTGTAAAAGGAATAACAAAATTCGGGGCTTTCGTGGATATAGGCGGATTTGAGGGCCTGCTCCACATAAAAGACATTTCATGGGGGAGAACCGAGAATGTCGCGGACGAGCTCCAGATAGGACAGAAAATCAATGTCAAGGTGACAAAACTCAATAAGACGAAAAACAGGGTTTCGCTCAGCCTTAAGGATACCACACCGCATCCGTGGGACAACATCAATGAGAAATACACGGTCGGCAGCATACACAAGGGCATCGTCAAGGGAATCCTTGAATACGGCGCTTTTGTGGAACTCGCGCCGGGGCTGGAAGGGCTTCTGCATGTGAGTGAGATCTCATGGGCGAGGAACAGCAAACCCGCGGACCTGCTCACACCCGGGCAGGAAGTGGAAGTGATGGTGCTCAGCATTGACAGCGAGGCTAAAAGGATTTCGCTCAGCCTTAAAAACACTCAGGAAAATCCCTGGGTAGCTTACACTCAGAAACATTCCGTCGGAGAGGTGATAGACTGCGCGGTCACGCATATAGTGAAAAATGGCATGACCGTTTCTGTGGGCGATGGCCTCGAGGGATTTATCCTTCTGAAAGATTTCTCGTGGAAAGAGAGGGTCGCTTCCGCCGCGGATATGTTCAGCGAAGGTTCCGAGCTCAAGGCTAAAATCCTTGAGATAATACCCGACGAACAAAAGTTATATCTCGGCATAAAGCAGCTTGAAGATAATCCTTTTAAGGACTTCTCCAGCGGCAGTGTCGTCACAGGCACCGTGACCGGTACGACAAAAGACCGGATTCTCGTGGACATGAAAGACGGCGTTCAAGGTTTTGTGCACATTTCACAGGTCGCTCATGAGAAAACAGAAAATCTTGACGGATTCACCCCGGGCATGGAAGTGACCGGCGTGATCGTGAAGGTGAATGAGAACAGCTCTCAGGTGGAAATAAGCATCAAAGAACTGGAAAAAAAGAAAGAGCATGAAACGATGCGGCAGTATTATTCCACCGAATCCACGGGCTTCAGCATAGGCGACATACTGAAAAAAGAATGA